Within Homo sapiens chromosome 2, GRCh38.p14 Primary Assembly, the genomic segment TCCTGCTCAATAAAGTCTCCCTTCGCCACCACACCCCCAGCTGGAGCCTACTGCTGCCCTCCGGGTCCCCAGACATACTCCAGTCAGTGCCTCAAACTTGCCTAGTCTCTGGTACATCTCTGCCCACCTCCCCAGGGGCCTAAgggctcctggagggcaggggctggtCTGGGCTCATCCATGGGGAGCTCCCCCTGCTCCAGCTCAGAGCCAGGGACAGCAGGCATTCCAGCCACTGATGAACGAGGGGCCCCGTCGGGAGTCACAGCCCTGAGAGGCTCACAGCCAGCCCCACAGCCCCAGGCCCCAGCTGGCAGCCCGCCTGTCCCTTGAGCTTTGCTGACCTGGACAGGGATTGTGTGGAGCTGTCCCTCAGGGGGGCGGTCTTGGTGAGGACGTCACTATCTGTTCTTTCTGCCCCTTCTAATGTCCTGTCTTCCTTCCCCTCATCCTCtgtcctcctcccccttcccaggGGAGTACGCCGAGGGCGTCAGTGAGCGAGACATCCTGCTCATCCACTCCTGCCGGCAGTGGACAACGGTGACAGCTCATACCCTGGAGGAGGGCCACTATGTCATCGGGCCCAAGATCGACATCCCCCTGCAGTACCCAGGTGTGTCCAGCCAGGACAGATGTCATAAAGCCTGTAGGGGGGTGTAGGCAGGAGGGACTGGGGCCAGGGGTAGGGGGAACGCTGGGACTAGCGAGGCGGTGATTAGGGTTAGGGTTGGAGTCAGAGCCCAGCAGTTTTCATTCTGTTCTGTGGCACTCTGGGTTTCTGGAGAGGTGGCTCACAGGTTTTttgattcacattttattttaaagtagatttGAAACTAATGATTAAAAAATACCCACACTCTTAAATTACTACACATCAGAGCTTAACCCTAATCAGAGGCCTTCAGGGTATACCTTCGGCTGCCACGCTTAGCCATCTTTGTGCAGACCCTCCAAGAGAACATGTCCTGCCAGGACCTTTTCTGTACCGCGCAACCAAATACCGCAGAAACCAGCGAATGCCCAAGCTGGTTACATGGCTGCACCTCTCCGCGCTGATCCTGTTTTTCCCAATTTTTGCGTTAAACCTATTGTTTCCATTGGTTGACTTTATAagtgaatattaaaaattttagacTTCTAAAGATTATGCTAATGGACTACCTTTATTAGTTTTATACGTGACGTTGACATATAATAAGATTTTGTTTGAAGAAAGGAttctgttaccaaaacagagtaCAGCCCCttccttttacagatgatgaaacggAAGGCTTGGGGGAGGAGGTGACTTGCCCCGTGTCACACATCTAGGAAAGGAAGAGCCTGGCCAGATCCAGGTATCTCAACTGAGGGCTGGTGTCTGCTGCACTACACCAGGAGCGTGTGGTTGCTGTCCCCTGTGTGGGAGGGATGGGAGTCTGGTGGCCCCATCCCAGAGACGTCCCCGTGTGAGCCCCGGATCCCACATCTGCCATGTGTTAAGCATGTGCTGCATGCCATATGCTGGGCCGAACATTTTTGCCATTTCATCCTCATGGCAACCTGATGAGAAAGTCTTGTCAACTCCATTTAACTcaccaggaaactgaggctccaggagTTTCAGTGGCTTGCCCAGTgccatgttttttatttcattttttgtgtttttagagatggtctccttatgttgcccaggatggtctcaaactcctggtctcaatgaagcctcctgcctcagtctcccagagtgctgggattataggtgtgagtcactgggccaggcccagttctgtgtgtgtgtgtgtgttttctgttgctcaggctggagaggagaggcgccatcttggctcactgcctccgaggttcaagggattctcctgcctcggcctaccaagtagctgggattacaggtgcctgccaccactctctgctaatttttgtatttttagtagagacagggtttcaccatgttggccaggctggtctcaaactcctgacctcaagtgatccggccgccttggcctcccaaagtgctggaattacaggtgtcagccaccaaacccagcccagTTCTGTGTTTTTAACTGCTGTGCCCAGCTGCTCCTGACAACCCCCTCACCAAGGCTGGGAAGGTCCCATTGCTTCTTCACAGGTACCCCTGCCTCCTCTGGCCCTGGGTCTCCCTGAGCCAGGAGGACAGGACTGAGCCCTTTACAGAGGCTTCTGTCTTTTACAGCCTGTGAAGTTGGTACCTGTGTACTCCACCCCCCAAACCCTTAAAAGATGTGGAAACTCACTCAGATTTCTTTCTGACCTGGGGTTCTATCTTGGGCTTGGAGCCCACTGGGGGCCTGCTCAAGCTAGAAATTTCCAAGCTTGGTTCAGGGGGAGGTCCCAGGTCTTCTTGggataaaaaaagcaaaagttgcCTGAGCAGTGGCTCTTAtatgtaatcctagtgctttgctGAGACAGGAGGctcctttgaggccaggagttccaggccagcctgggcaacatagcgagaacaaacaaaaacaaaaacaaacaacccccccccccaacaacaaataaattagctaggcgtggtggcgcaggcctgtagtctGGCTACTGGGGATACTGAAGCCAGGTGGGGGGGATCCCTTtagtccaggaggttgagcctacagtgagttatgatggtacccctgcattccagcctgggagacagagcaagatggtgtttctaaaataaataaaaattaaaaagaaaagagaaaaagaaaggttggGAAAATCCCTCACTGAAAAAAACGTGACTTTAGGGACTTCATTTTGGTTGTGTCATTAAAACTCTGGGAACCCAAGGCACAGTCTCCCAGGGAACCGTGGGTCCGGGGGCTCCTAGCTCTTCCTCCCATCTCTCTGGCGCCCCTGCGTGCCTGTGTACGGTGGTGGTCTTGGAGGGGTGGTGGTCTTGGGGGGCGCGGCCCCAGCCCCATCTTTTCGCGGGGCTGCTTCTGTCCGCCCGCacgggggaggggaggaggaggcggaggcggaggcagaggcCCCTAGGAGGGCGAAGGCCGGCGGGTTAACGAGGAGGCGCTGAGTGCACGGCTGGGCTCCACGCTGATTTCTCCTAATGAATTAATAATGGCGCTCGGGCGGGCGGGGGTGGCCGGCTGCGGACCGCGGAGAGAGCCGAGGGGAAGGCCGTGGAGGGAGGAGGACGGCGACTCGCGCCGGGTGGGGCTGAAGGCACTGCGGGGTGACTCGGTCTCCAGGCTGCGGCGCTCTGCTCCGGGAGTCAGGGAGACCTGGCCTGGCCCCGTACTGTCCCCCGTCCCAGCCCCCGCCCCTGGCCCTGCGGGAGGGGCCAGGCGTCTTCCCTGAGCATGGTGCCACTTCCCCAGTGTTGGCCTTGTTTCCTGCTCAGCATTTGGCAGATGCGCCTCTGGCCCAACTAGgatgtttccattttacagacgggAAATCCGAAgcccagagagattaaataatttgcccaaggtcacacagctggctaGTGGCAGGGTGGGATTCAGCCAGATTTGTCGCACTCCAAAGCCTGAGCTTTTACCCACGTTCTTTACTGAGTGTGTGCTGTGGGGCAGGCATGGAGAAGGGTGGTCAGCAATCCCCTGCCACAGCCCTCAGGTGCTTGGGGCTGGAAGGGAGGAGCGAGGCAGCCATGTGCTCTGAGGGCAAGGACAAGGAGGAGGGGCAGGTCAGGATGGAGCAGGTCCTTAGAGCCGTGGGGGACCTCAGGTTCCATAcagggggaggcaggagaggaagccGCCCCTGGGCTGGCGGGGAGGAAAAGGCTTCCAGGGTCCAGAGCATCACTCCCTGGAgggctcccttccttcctcccgcAGTAATGACCGGCGCTGGGCTTCAGGCTGCCGCGGAGGGGGATGGTGCTGGATGCCATGGTTACATCGATCTTTCCTGCCACAtcctcccccagctccagccctGACTTGGCTCCAAGTCGCCCCACAGGGGGCAGTGGGCATTGCTCCCTGCCTGGCTACTTGTGGttggggcaggggcgggggtgggggttgtGTGTGGACTTGGGGGAGGAGGCGGGAGTGAGGGGAGGAGGCTACTCAGTGCCTGCAGTTCCTGCTTCCCAAGTCCTAGACCCCTGCTTCTTGCCTGCCCCCCTCCACATTTTTCCTCTGTTGCCCTCTAGGGCTGTGGCACTTCAGAGGCCTCTTCCCAGGAGGGTCCCAGGGCGGGGAGGGCAGGCCTGGGGGCTCCCCCGCCAGCGTTCTCCTAGTCATTTCCCCTTGTTCTGGGCTCTCATTTCTCTCCCTGCTCCGTGATGATGCTTCAGGCCCTGACCTCTGCTCCTCTAACCCTGCACCATGGGTGTCTTCATCTGGGTCTCTCGCTGGGTTTAGGGGTCTCCAGGAACCCCCAGCACTGAACacacaattgtgtgtgtgttcatgctaGGAGCACAGTGTGGGCATTTTTCTGGGATGAACATCCCCAAAGGGTCAAGCCCCCtgctcttcctcttccctgaGCCATCTCACTTGCCTCACAGCCGAGGCTGCCACCTGTGGGCTGGTGACCTTCAGTCTATTTCACTGGCCAGTCTATTTCACTGGTGGCACCCACCCTAGGAGCACCACCTGAAGGCCCCTTTCTTGGCCTCTCCAGGATCTGCCTTGGCCCCACAACATGTTTCTTCTGGGTTCCCAGTTTTGGTTAACAGCTCTgccatctccttttcttttcttttcttttttgagacagagtctcgctctgttgcccaggctggagagcagtggtgtgatctcagctcactgcaacctctgccttccaggttcaagcgattcccctgcctcagcctcccaagtagctgggactacaggtgtgtgccaccacacccagagagttttttgtatttttagtagagatggggtttcaccatgttggccaggctggtctcaaactgctgacctcaagtgatctgcccactttggcctcccaaagtgctgggttacaagcgtgagccaccgtgcctggcctgccatCTCCATTTCTGACCAGGCTGGTGGCCTGAGTACATCATCCTGAgtcccttccttccccacctcccccttcTTCTGTCACCCAAGCCTGCTGGGTCTCCCTTCCCAGTATCTCTTGGTCTGTTTCTGCTATTCCCTAGCTCTTCTCCAGAACCCCTTACTGGTTTGTTTACCTGACTGGTCTCCCGGTTATTTTAATAGAGCTGAACCTGGATCATGGTATTTCTTTGCTCGAAACACTCCAGTGGGTCTCATGTTGTACAGAATAAAGCTTTACTGCTTTAGCAAGGCATTCAGAGCCTTTCAAATCCCAGTTGCTGTCTGCATCCCCTCCTGTCCTCCCTCTCCCTAAGTCCTTCcctgcaggcacgcaccatctGGGGCAGGTGGTCTgcttttgtgtctctgtgtctgtgtttaCAGTGTTTCTTCCACAGGGAATGCCCATTCTGTGAATTCCCTTTGATTCTTAAGGTGCAGCTCAGTGATCCTCTCAGATTCCGCCAGGCAGGTTTTGCCTACCTAGCCGTCTTGTAACTCTTTTGTCACAAGTCTGTTGTAGCACTTATCACATCCTGCCACCATTGGGTACTCATCGTCTCACCCATTATATCTGGATTTCTTTAAGGGCAGACTGTATTTTACACAGATTTGTACCCTCTGTGTGGCCTACcatagtgtctgacacatagtgaGTGCTCCATCAATATCTGTgcaataattaaatgaatgaactgtGACAGAAGCAACTACCACAGGGGCTTCAGAAGCTAAAGaaggcccagcgcggtggctcacacctgtaatcccagcactttgggaggccatagcaggaggattgctcgagcccaggagtttgagaccagcctgggcaacatcatgagacgtcatctctaataaaaataaaaaattagccaggcatggtggcacatgcctgtggtcccaggtacttgagaggctgaggcaggaggatcccttgagcccagaaggttgaagctgcagtgagttgtgatcatgccactgtactccagcctgggcgacagcaagaccctgtctcaaaaaaaacacccAGAGGCTAAAGAGTCACCTTGTCTTCTCTCGACTTGTTCCCTCACCTATTCATGGCTCTCTTCCTACTGTATAAAGCTTGAGAAGAGGCCATCCATCAGATGCCAGGGCGGCTCAGAGCTTGTTTTGTGCTCATGTGGGTATGCATATAACAGGTGTCTGGCCAGTGAGGTGAGAGAGCTTACACAGGGATGTCAGCTTCACAGACTGGCAATCACTTCCGTAAAGTCTGTGTCTCCTAGGGGCATGTGCTGAGCTTGGCAAAGCACGCAGCCCCAGACTGCAGGTTGGGAAGGCCTACTCTCAGGGAGGTGGCTTTGCTGGGTTCAGGTCAGAGCCTCTGGGAGAGTAGGATTGGATATTGGACCAGGGCAGGGTGTGGGAACAGAGCTGGGGTCAGAGTGGTTCTCCCAGGGCCTTCAAGGGCTGGGCCAGGCCCTGGTTGGCCCAGTGCCACCTCCATGCGGATCAGCAGCCCAGGGCGATGCACAGGATGCCAGATCCAGGTAGGGCCCATGATCATCTGTCCCTACCCCCTCAGATGAGGacccagaggcccagagagggaaaggaacTTGTCACGGCAAGTCAGAGGTCAGGCTGGGACAGAGCAAGGAGCCAGCATCCCGGTACCACACTGATAGTTGATCAGAGGCCAGCTGTGTCCACATGTTTGGGGCTATTTGCAGTTGGGTTTCTCTGGGCAGGCAGCCGCTAGCCTCACTGCATACCCACAGGCTCTCTATGGGGGGAGGGCTGGGCTATAGTTGCTAGGGATCTGTGCTCACCttgctgaggctggagccagATGACCAGCCCCCTTCAGCCCATGCCAGTGGAAACCTGCCCTTTGGCCCTCCTGAGTTCCTGAGGGGCTGGCCGAGATTATGGTAGCAAGTGACCATGAAGGCTCTTGGGACGCAGGCTAGACTCCCAGCAGGCAGGCCCACTCCAGCAACTTTTGTCACCCACTATGCAGGGAAGTTCAAGCTCCTGGAACAGGCCCGGGATGTGCGGGAGCCAGTGAGGTACTTCAGCAGCGTGGAGGAGGTGGCCAGTGTCTTCCCTGACCGCATCTTCGTGATGGAAGCCATCACCTTCAGCGTCAAGGTCAGTCACTCCCTCACCAGGTGTGGTGTCCCCACACTACTCCTTGCCTCAGGGGCAACCCTGACTCTGGTTGGAAGGTTGCCCTCAGGATCCAAGAAGGAGAGCGGCTCCTGGGGACCCCTTAGGGGTCTTTGGCACAATCAAGCCATGTCAGAAGGGTGGGGAATAGGACCCACTGGGCTGAAGGACTTCCTATGAAAGGTAGTGAAGCAGGAGCGGGTGTCTGGAAGGGTCATGTTCTGACTTGGAGACTTTTCAGGGCAACCTGTCCCTAGCTGCCCCAGCACCCACTTGTAGAGGCGGTGGTTGTGGTGAGCAGGCAGTGTAAATAGACCCCTGCTGTGgggtgggagcagtggctcatgcctgtaatcccaacactttgggaggctgaggagggaggatcaactgaggccaggagtttgagaccagcctgggcaacatggagagaccctgtctctacaaaaaatgttaaaaaattagctgggcatagtggtgcgtatctatagtcctagctacttgggaggctgaggcgggaggactgttgccaggagtttgaggctgcactgagctgtgaatgtgccactgccctccagcctgggagacagagcaagaccctgtctcaaacaaacaaacaaacaaacaaaaacaactaaaagcAGTCCCTGCTATGTACAGATAGTGCTGTTCTGTTTACAAACCCTTTTCTTATCCATCAATTCATTTCTCTTCACTTAGCCTTGTTGGATGGGTAGGGCATTATGATCGCCCAAATGGTAAAGACAATGATGATAAAAGTCGCCATTTACtgcatactttaaaatatgttgctGATCCAAGtagtggggaagaaaagaaaaatatgtcacTGCACAGTCTTTTTAATCCTACAGCAGTTCTTCGAAGTAAGAGTTATCAGATATGGTCGCTAAGGCGTGGAGGGGCAACTCATTTAAGGTGGCACAGCTGCTAGTGGTCTCTCCAGGATGAACGTGGATCTCCTGGCCTACCATCTAGTCCGAGCCCCGGGAGGGCGGAAGAGGAAGGCTGTTTTCCCTTTCCAGTCTCTGGGAGCTGGCCGTGTGGCTTTCCCTGGGACCTGGCTAAGGCCCTGCCCTGTCTCTGGGATCCCCAGGTGGTGTCGGGCGAGTTCAGCGAGGACAGCGAGGTGTACAACTTCACGCTGCATGCGGGCGACGAGCTCACTCTTATGGGCCAGGCGGAGATCCTGTGCGCCAAGACCACCAAGGAGCGCTCGCGCTTCACCACCCTCCTGCGAAAGCTGGGCCGGGCCGGGGCGCTGGCCGGGGTGGGCGGCGGCGGCCCAGCGAGCGCGGGGGCCGCGGGAGGCACTGGCGGCGGGGGCGCCAGGCCGGTCAAAGGCAAGATGCCCTGCCTCATctgcatgaaccaccgcaccaaCGAAAGCCTGAGCCTGCCCTTTCAGTGCCAGGGCCGCTTCAGCACTCGCAGCCCGCTGGAGCTGCAGATGCAAGAGGGCGAGCACACGGTGCGCGCCATCATCGAGCGCGTGAGGCTGCCGGTGAACGTGCTGGTGCCCAGCCGGCCGCCGCGCAACCCCTACGACCTGCACCCGGTGCGGGAGGGTCATTGCTACAAGCTGGTTAGCATCATCTCCAAGACGGTGGTGCTGGGGCTGGCGCTGCGCCGCGAGGGCCCGGCGCCGCTGCACTTCCTGCTGCTCACGGACACGCCGCGCTTCGCGCTGCCGCAGGGCCTGCTGGCCGGGGA encodes:
- the GAREM2 gene encoding GRB2-associated and regulator of MAPK protein 2 isoform X4, with amino-acid sequence MEKLAAGLAGLRWSMGAFPLDLIVSRCRLPTLACLGPGEYAEGVSERDILLIHSCRQWTTVTAHTLEEGHYVIGPKIDIPLQYPGKFKLLEQARDVREPVRYFSSVEEVASVFPDRIFVMEAITFSVKVVSGEFSEDSEVYNFTLHAGDELTLMGQAEILCAKTTKERSRFTTLLRKLGRAGALAGVGGGGPASAGAAGGTGGGGARPVKGKMPCLICMNHRTNESLSLPFQCQGRFSTRSPLELQMQEGEHTVRAIIERVRLPVNVLVPSRPPRNPYDLHPVREGHCYKLVSIISKTVVLGLALRREGPAPLHFLLLTDTPRFALPQGLLAGDPRVERLVRDSASYCRERFDPDEYSTAVREAPAELAEDCASPRRARLCLPAPRAPGLARAPGPLAPAPAGEGDQEYVSPDWAAAPEPAAPPAEIPYEELWAHQGPEGLVRPPPGLDLISFGAAGPPRREPEAPPPPVPPKSEAVKEECRLLNAPPVPPRGGNGSGRLSSSPPVPPRFPKLQPVHSPSSSLSYYSSGLQDGAGSRSGSGSPSPDTYSLYCYPCTWGDCKGAEKDSCYSDIQLIIFRRQGKQVLLDSV